The following proteins are co-located in the Synechococcus sp. PROS-U-1 genome:
- a CDS encoding F0F1 ATP synthase subunit gamma produces MANLKEIRDRIKSVKNTRKITEAMRLVAAAKVRRAQEQVLRSRPFADRLARILENLQSRMRFEDAASPLMQQRDVETITLVAITGDRGLCGGYNANIIKRTEQRFAELKGKGFDVKLLLVGTKAIGYFTRRDYPIQATFSGLEQVPTADEANTISTDLLAEFLAESTDRVELIFTKFINLVSCKPVVQTLLPLDPQDIADPEDEIFRLTTKDGLLTVEPGAGPANTEPKIPSDIVFEQTPEQLLNALLPLYLQNQMLRSLQESAASELASRMTAMNNASDNAKELAKTLTLDYNKARQAAITQEILEVAGGAAAVG; encoded by the coding sequence ATGGCGAATCTCAAAGAAATCCGCGACCGAATTAAGTCGGTCAAAAACACCCGCAAGATCACCGAGGCCATGCGCCTGGTGGCTGCGGCCAAGGTGCGCCGCGCCCAGGAGCAAGTGCTCCGCAGCCGTCCCTTCGCGGATCGGCTGGCGCGAATCCTGGAAAATCTCCAGTCCCGCATGCGTTTCGAAGATGCAGCATCTCCCCTGATGCAGCAGCGCGATGTGGAGACCATCACCCTGGTGGCGATCACTGGTGATCGCGGTCTGTGTGGTGGCTACAACGCCAACATCATTAAGCGCACGGAACAACGTTTCGCTGAACTGAAGGGCAAAGGCTTTGATGTGAAGCTGCTGCTGGTTGGCACTAAAGCGATCGGCTATTTCACCCGTCGTGACTATCCGATCCAGGCCACTTTCTCTGGTCTTGAGCAGGTGCCCACCGCCGATGAGGCCAACACGATCTCCACGGATCTGCTGGCTGAATTCCTAGCTGAGAGCACCGATCGAGTGGAGTTGATCTTCACCAAGTTCATCAACCTGGTGAGCTGCAAGCCCGTGGTGCAGACTCTGTTGCCCTTGGATCCTCAGGACATTGCTGATCCTGAGGACGAGATCTTCCGTCTCACCACAAAGGACGGCTTGTTGACGGTCGAGCCCGGTGCTGGCCCTGCTAACACCGAGCCGAAGATTCCTTCGGACATTGTGTTTGAGCAGACACCTGAACAGCTGCTGAATGCACTGCTTCCTCTGTATCTGCAAAACCAGATGCTGCGTTCCCTGCAGGAATCAGCAGCCTCTGAACTGGCCAGCCGGATGACGGCCATGAACAACGCCAGTGACAATGCCAAGGAGTTGGCCAAGACCCTCACCCTTGACTACAACAAGGCACGTCAGGCTGCAATTACCCAGGAGATCCTGGAAGTTGCAGGTGGTGCCGCCGCTGTTGGCTGA